The Thunnus maccoyii chromosome 9, fThuMac1.1, whole genome shotgun sequence genome includes a region encoding these proteins:
- the lrp13 gene encoding very low-density lipoprotein receptor isoform X1 — protein MVVCFFLCAALLQLSGSFRDVSAGSSPLKCGLGSKQCKDGSECVLYSHVCDGERDCRDGSDEEDCATECNEDQFQCAHGKKCIDTDQVCDGVPQCQDRSDELQCMKQTEGCVHHCDNKSRCLPANFLCDGERDCLDGTDEANCEDQEEDKYEKEEGTSATSKPPVPTPIKCPLGSKPCKDEAECVLYNHVCDGEADCRDGSDEEECLSVCEPDQFQCAHGKKCIEQSQVCDGVPQCQDRSDEMGCAKHMEGCAHQCDDKTRCIPNNFLCDGERDCLDGSDEANCAEEDCSDNEFKCTSGQCVSTTMRCDGHPDCRDRSDEESCTKAPVCTTKHRCPHSKECLVQEWICDGDEDCKDGTDEKDCPVAPLNCGIFQWSCKSKTECIPTAWRCDGMKDCEDGSDETECGVVKCLPHQFQCGSQECLDPVLLCNGITNCADGSDEGGSCQINCSEADNRRCSQSCHSTPQGTRCRCAAGFRLMEDELTCADIDECEGQSSSVCSQLCINTPGSYQCDCHPGYIKEAGGHHCKITGEPFLLSSVQTDLFLFGLRSGSLDVLSSSAKKAVLSLDYDWRDQRVFWVCLDTESIRWSSLDQKTTEILIRGVRADSVAVDWLGRNLYWIDGVNSQIVAVRLATAIKKLLDHSVILDEDLDQPRSLALIPQKGLMFWTEIGNVVKIERAGMDGSERRAVVYSSLGWPGGVAVDTISDRVYWTDEMLRSIGSATLDGDDIQILQMKETTNPFSLAVFNDMLYWSDTKNRVVQVAHKITGKNHQVLLKRLRQPFAIKIIHPMLQMGTESPCKKINCSHMCVLAPGPRAVCKCPSGLLLAEDGLTCSSLVNSAFLLMLSPSTVTQIYLQSRHTAAGLKVWPEHLALQVPIVNKAAIMDYSLRDHTLFLTDDGSTSLRSFKLKDSVLASQGQLFKLLGDTITAMALDWVTLNIYWSSTKQPRLQVTSITRAHTAVLLKEGIGRVESIALHPPSGRVCFTNLGLQGTGTVATVECANMDGAERHVVWKDAVQPTSLVFSSNGATIYWADTSLGVIGSVQLDGSGYKELKVGDGLAALALSDDMLLWMTVSDKTRLWYRDEQQQNRLWYEVGTEVVGLKAVSKPSQTGSNQCTENNGNCQHFCLATPAGRTCKCAHDNILVNGTHCGPEQSCPAGSRLCLDHLSCQPVEKFCNGHVDCSDHSDENCINLKLWSGVKVPAPTQSHSSSSPPSPPPLSEGTDLNVSLNTSSQLLNLDTQKCSQRRCSGNGRCVEINGNTACVCSLGHSGDSCQDHLLKTMQGPIVYGAAGLCAGVVVIAVIAVVVKRKKNANTRRTSPAAVKETSMTDLENKAETAPSTQTSPADTDKPEEAVSSVD, from the exons AtggttgtatgtttttttctttgtgcagCGTTATTGCAGTTGTCAGGGTCCTTTCGAG ATGTTTCAGCTGGAAGCAGTCCTTTAAAGTGCGGCCTGGGCTCTAAACAGTGCAAGGATGGCTCAGAGTGTGTGCTTTACAGCCATGTGTGTGACGGGGAGCGTGACTGCAGGGACGGATCAGATGAAGAGGACTGTGCAACAGAATGCAATGAAG ACCAGTTCCAGTGTGCCCATGGGAAGAAGTGTATAGACACGGACCAGGTGTGTGATGGTGTACCTCAGTGTCAGGACCGTTCTGATGAACTGCAGTGCATGAAGCAAACTGAGGGCTGTGTTCACCACTGTGACAACAAGAGTCGCTGCTTGCCTGCAAACTTCCTCTGTGATGGAGAGAGGGATTGTTTAGACGGCACAGATGAGGCAAACTGTG AGGACCAAGAGGAAGACAAATATGAAAAGGAAGAAGGGACCAGTGCAACCTCTAAGCCTCCTGTACCTACACCCATCAAGTGTCCTTTGGGCTCCAAACCCTGCAAAGACGAAGCAGAGTGTGTCCTCTACAACCATGTCTGTGATGGAGAGGCAGACTGCAGAGATGGCTCAGATGAAGAGGAATGCTTATCAGTTTGTGAACCAG ACCAGTTCCAGTGTGCTCATGGAAAGAAGTGTATAGAGCAGAGCCAGGTGTGTGATGGCGTGCCTCAGTGTCAGGACCGCTCGGATGAAATGGGATGTGCTAAGCACATGGAGGGCTGTGCTCACCAATGTGATGACAAGACCCGCTGCATTCCTAACAACTTCCTTTGTGACGGGGAGAGGGACTGTTTGGACGGCAGCGACGAAGCAAACTGTG CTGAAGAGGACTGCAGTGACAATGAGTTTAAGTGCACCAGTGGCCAGTGTGTGTCCACTACAATGCGCTGTGACGGCCACCCGGACTGCCGGGATCGCTCAGATGAGGAGAGCTGCACCAAAGCACCAGTGTGCACCACCAAGCACCGCTGTCCCCATAGCAAGGAGTGCCTGGTGCAGGAGTGGATCTGTGATGGAGACGAGGACTGCAAAGATGGCACAGATGAGAAG GACTGTCCTGTGGCTCCTCTGAACTGTGGCATATTCCAGTGGTCATGTAAATCCAAGACCGAGTGTATTCCCACAGCCTGGAGGTGTGATGGCATGAAGGACTGTGAGGATGGCAGTGACGAGACTGAAT GTGGGGTGGTGAAATGCCTCCCTCACCAGTTCCAGTGTGGCAGTCAGGAGTGCCTGGATCCAGTCCTGTTGTGCAACGGCATTACCAACTGCGCTGATGGCTCAGATGAGGGAGGGAGCTGCCAGATAAACTGCTCAGAAGCAGATAACAGACGCTGCTCCCAGAGCTGCCACAGCACGCCACAGGGAACG CGTTGTCGCTGTGCAGCGGGGTTCAGGCTCATGGAAGACGAGCTGACCTGTGCCGATATCGATGAGTGTGAAGGCCAGAGCTCAAGTGTGTGCAGTCAGCTGTGCATTAACACTCCTGGCTCCTACCAGTGTGACTGCCACCCAGGGTACATAAAGGAGGCAGGAGGACACCACTGCAAGATCACTG GTGAACCCTTCCTGTTGTCGTCAGTGCAAACAGACCTCTTTCTGTTTGGCCTGCGCAGCGGCAGCCTGGATGTGTTGTCCTCTTCTGCCAAGAAGGCAGTCCTCTCTCTGGACTATGACTGGAGGGATCAGAGAGTCTTCTGGGTCTGTCTGGACACTGAGAGCATCAGGTGGTCCTCGCTGGACCAGAAGACCACAGAAATTCTGATTAGAG GTGTCCGGGCTGATTCTGTTGCGGTGGACTGGCTTGGGAGGAATCTGTACTGGATCGATGGAGTGAACAGTCAGATAGTTGCCGTCCGACTGGCCACAGCCATTAAGAAGTTACTGGACCACAGTGTCATCCTGGATGAAGACCTGGATCAGCCCCGCTCCCTGGCACTGATACCACAAAAGGG GCTAATGTTCTGGACTGAAATTGGTAATGTAGTGAAGATTGAGCGGGCTGGGATGGACGGGTCAGAGAGGAGGGCAGTGGTGTACTCAAGTTTGGGCTGGCCAGGTGGTGTGGCTGTGGACACCATCTCTGACAGGGTCTACTGGACAGATGAAATGCTGAGATCAATAGGATCTGCAACGCTCGATGGAGATGACATTCAG ATCCTACAGATGAAAGAGACCACCAACCCTTTCTCCCTGGCAGTGTTCAATGACATGCTCTACTGGTCCGATACCAAGAACCGAGTGGTGCAGGTTGCCCATAAAATCACTGGCAAAAACCACCAAGTTCTCCTGAAGAGGCTGAGACAACCTTTTGCCATAAAG ATCATCCACCCAATGCTCCAGATGGGCACTGAGAGTCCCTGCAAGAAGATCAACTGTTcccacatgtgtgtgttggccCCGGGACCCAGGGCTGTGTGCAAATGTCCCTCTGGTCTTTTACTGGCTGAGGATGGCCTGACCTGTTCCAGCTTGGTCAATTCGGCATTCCTGCTGATGCTGTCTCCCTCCACTGTCACCCAG ATCTACCTGCAGtccagacacacagcagctgggCTGAAGGTCTGGCCTGAACACCTGGCCCTGCAGGTGCCCATTGTCAATAAGGCAGCCATCATGGACTACAGCCTACGTGACCACACCCTGTTCTTGACAGATGATGGCTCAACTTCACTCCGCTCCTTCAAACTGAAGGACTCAGTCTTGGCCTCTCAGGGCCAGCTTTTCAAACTCCTGGGCGACACCATCACTGCCATGGCCCTGGACTGGGTAACGCTCAACATCTACTGGAGCAGCACCAAACAGCCCCGCCTGCAGGTCACCTCCATCACAAGAGCACATACCGCTGTCCTACTAAAGGAAGGTATCGGTAGAGTGGAGTCCATCGCCCTCCACCCTCCCAGTGGGAGAGTGTGTTTTACCAACCTGGGTCTGCAGGGTACAGGTACCGTGGCTACTGTAGAGTGTGCCAACATGGATGGTGCTGAGCGCCATGTGGTGTGGAAGGATGCTGTCCAGCCCACATCTCTAGTTTTCTCCAGTAACGGGGCTACTATCTACTGGGCTGACACTA GTTTAGGTGTCATTGGTTCCGTACAGCTTGATGGATCTGGATACAAAGAGTTGAAGGTTGGCGATGGCCTGGCTGCTTTGGCTCTGAGTGATGACATGCTGCTCTGGATGACCGTCAGTG ataaGACTAGGCTGTGGTACAgagatgagcagcagcagaacaggTTGTGGTATGAGGTTGGCACAGAGGTGGTCGGCTTGAAGGCAGTCAGCAAGCCTAGCCAGACCG GTTCTAACCAGTGTACAGAAAACAATGGCAACTGCCAGCACTTTTGCCTTGCCACACCAGCAGGCCGGACATGCAAGTGTGCCCATGACAACATCCTTGTGAACGGCACCCACTGTGGTCCAGAGCAGAGCTGCCCAGCTGGTAGCAGGCTGTGTCTGGATCACCTCTCATGCCAGCCCGTTGAGAAATTCTGTAACGGGCATGTAGACTGTTCTGACCACTCAGACGAGAACT GTATTAATCTGAAGCTGTGGTCAGGAGTCAAGGTCCCTGCTCCCACCCAGTCCCAcagctcctcttctcctccctctccccctcctttgTCAGAAGGCACTGACCTCAACGTCTCCCTGAACACCAGCAGTCAGCTCTTGAACCTGGACACCCAGAAGTGCAGCCAGAGACGCTGCAGTGGCAATGGGCGCTGTGTGGAGATCAATGGGAACACGGCGTGCGTGTGTTCACTGGGCCACAGCGGTGATTCCTGTCAGGACCATCTCCTCAAGACCATGCAGGGTCCCATTGTCTATGGCGCTGCTGGCCTCTGTGCAGGAGTGGTGGTCATTGCTGTGATAGCAGTGGTGGTtaagaggaagaagaatgccAACACAAG GAGAACTAGCCCAGCAGCAGTGAAGGAAACGAGTATGACTGACCTGGAAAACAAAGCTGAGACCGCCCCCAGTACGCAGACTTCcccagcagacacagacaagCCAGAG gaAGCGGTATCTTCTGTGGACTGA